A region of the Sminthopsis crassicaudata isolate SCR6 chromosome 6, ASM4859323v1, whole genome shotgun sequence genome:
ACCCCCTAAGAACGTTTCTGCCTTTCGGTTTTCCCGCGTTCTCAGAATGCACATTCACGGCATGTTACTCTCTTAAACTTCCCTGTGAAAGAAGGCGCGTGTCTCAGCCCCCTTAGAGCTGGTTCAGGGGAGGGCGGGCGTTCCAGGCGGCAGAAGGTCAGGGGGCTCTGCCATTCAGTCTCTGAACGAGCCTCTTAGAGCCTCTCTGTTCTCATCCATAAAAGGTGTTAAATAGACTGAAATTCCTTCTTCCTAAACTTCTGTGCTTCTGTAACGTAGGTCAGTTTCTCCAAATGGACGGGCCCATGGCCTTTGGCCGCCTCGTTTTGCTCCTCTACAGAAACTTGAGCACGGGCACACACAGTTTCCTCTGCAGGGGAAGTGCAGGGCTGCCTCCCTAACGGCATTATGCTGTGAGATAATTCGTAGGAACAAGGTTGATGGAGTTACAGTGGTGCTTGGTTTTAAGGAGAACTTTGAGAACCTTATGAGGGAGTATTCTCTATTGGGAAAGATCTTCAGTGGGAATTATAGTCGTgaatgaaatgaccagaacctTCGAGGTGTGAACAAAGTGAAATTCCGATTTAAAGGGGGAAGAAATTTAATTTGCCACGGTTTAGGGGTAGGGCTGGCACAACACCTGGTGTATCTGGCAGATAGCAAGGAGTCTGCTTTGGCTGTGGTGAAGAGCACAAAGAAGTGTTTGTAATAATCAGGCTAGGAGGCCAAAATTCCCTGTTGGAGGTAAAGACCCCAAAAATCAGTGGTAAGAAGGGGGTGTGATTTAGTGGGCAAATGACCTTGGGGCATTTTGTTAAATAACTCAGGGTTTGTATATAATTCTGTGAGCTGTTTAAATTGTATAATCCCACTTTATGGAAGCAGGAGCTGAAGCAGAAGTGATTTTCCATAGAGGTAGAAGTTAAGTCCAGCCCAAGGCTTTCCTAATTCCAGTTACTTCACCCtgtctttctcatgttttcccctgGAGCAGTCTCTAATTATCCGTGTTATTCTCAAGGAAATCATCTAATCCCAAGCTTCTAGAGCAAGAAAAGCACCTACTTTGACCCAGGCTTTAAGAATGTCAGTTCTGCAGCTGGACGGAAGGTACAGGGAGAGGGCCCGGAGTCAGGAGATGAGTTAGGTCGTGGGCCGGTAATGAGAATGTGGACAAATGGAGCCGCATCCGTGGTTGGGAAAATCACCTCTTGAATGGAGGTGATCCTGGCCCTTGGCACACTGAGTGTAAAGGGGAAGCCAGGAGCCAGTCTGACAGAATTCCTGGCAATCCAGGGAGGATGCAGAAAGTGAATGTCCTTGGGTCCACAGATTACGGGCAGGAAGTCCAGAAGGTTGAGAGCTGTCAAGAATTTAGCAAAGTCACTGGGGAAATGAAGAAAGCAGTCTCCATGATAAATGAGACAGAGGAGGCAGGAGGTGAAGACCGGAGAGCCAGGGGGATGACCTGAGGGGATAGCAGTGTTTGTGGGAAGCAGGGAAAGAGcctgatataaaaaagaaatgagggcaAGGGGTGCTGAGGGAAGAGGCAGGCCCTTGCAGGAGGTGGGAGGGGGTGGTTTGGGTCCAAGAGTATAAGACAGGTCATCCTGACCTGTTCAAAGAGGGAGAGCCCCGGGAGGCTGCTGTGCTGTTCTGAAGTGTAGAAAGGGGGAGGCCGGGAGGATTGGAGGCCTTCATTTCTTCAGTAAAGTGTGACGAGTTCTATTTAAAAAGGAGGTTTGGGAGGTAAAGGGAGGGTGTTGCTGCCAGGTACACAGGAGGTGTTCAGTAAAAGTCTAAGAAGAGATTTGGAACCTTCAACTCATCAGTCAGAAACAGTAAAAGGGATTGTTTGTAGCAGAACCAAGGCTTCAGTTAAGATCCCATAGGCAAGATTTGGAGCAGATCAAATAAACGGACTGATTCTCCATCAACATTTGGCAGCACAAGGCAGATAGTTAACTTCCTATGGGCCTGGGGTCTGGCAAGAAATATGAGCTGGTGGGACAAGGAGGCGAGAAGCCCGAGACTGAATCCATGATTTAAAAGGGTGGAAAAGATGGAGGTGTGGACTGAGGTCAAAGGGAGAAGGATCGAGGCCTGGGGGTGGGGGCGGAAGGACAGGGACTGAGCTCCAGACGCAGCAATTGGGAATTGGAAAGGGTCCAACTCTTGGGCCCTGAGATCAGGGGTATAAGGTGGGGACCACATCAGCATGCAAATTGGAGGATGCAGGGTAGGGGACTGTTTGTGGGCTCATAACTGAACTTGGGATGGGAGGAAGACTGATAGCCATGTGCTTAATAGGTAGGATTAATGTAGTCTATTTTACCTATATATTGGGATTAGAAAAATCCAGTGAGCTTGACTTCCAAGTTAAATGCTCCTTTGGGAGACTTAGGAAGAAATTTGGGTGGTCATTCCTGTATTACATCATTATTTCTTCTGCCTTGGGGATTTACATAATTTCTGAAttttaggtgtggatcaatgtaTTCAGAAGTTTCTGGATGTTGCAAGACAAACAGAGTGCTTTTTCCTTCAGAAAAGATTACAGCTGTCTGTCCAGAAACCAGAGCAAGTTATCAAAGAGGTAATGAATCTAAACTTTCTCGATGTCTCAGCCACTCAGATTTTAGCACAAGCAAATAAATACCCATCTCAATCCAATATTAGTTCTTAGGGAAAACATAAGTGAGTCAGTGTAGTATGTTTCTAATTGAAACGATGTTATAATTTCATACAGTTAATAATagattaaaataagtttttaaagattaaatgtGAGTAGGACAATGGTGCTGTTTTATTCCAAAACCTTGAAAATAAGTTTAAACATTGTTTATATCAGGGACTGGTCAAACACTAGGTGATGGTTTCTAACCTGAGGATTTAGAAAAAATTTGGTTGAAGGTTAGTTATAAGTTCCTTGGTATTTAGGCAGGGAACAACAGTGATCTCTAAGGATCTCTTAAGAGCCAACGTGACTTCCTCAGGCCTATGTTGTGCTAGAAAaatctcattcctttttttttttgtgaagataTTATTAGATTGGGATAGCAAGAAAATTTATATTGTACTTAAAAGAATAACAAGTAATAGGACAATGATTAATTAGTAgaacttaattttatatatttaaataactagaattaaataataaacaatagAATGACTAAATAATTGAAGAATTGGTTGAATGCTGAACCCAGAAGGTAGAAGACAGATTGATGCCCACCTGGAAAGTCTCCATAGAGTGCTTTAGGGTCACTTCTTGCCCTTATCCTCCTTAGCATAGTTCACGTGCTTTTCAAGAAGCTGGGAGAGTTGAGTCAGCACCCCAACAGAGTTCACCAGATCAGGAGGATGGGATGGCCATAAAATTCAGGGGTACTGGGTCAAGTCCAGTACTGAAGTTCAGGATGTTCGGCATGGGAAGCAGGGCCCCGGTCCTTGTCCCTGGTTAATACCATGCAACCCCCTGACTTTGTCAATAAGAAACTCAAGTCCAAATAGGTGGGAATGTGCCTTGGGTCGCCCCCATAGTGACTGGCTCCCGGGGTTGAGCTCATCTGATTACAAAGCCAACATCTCTGAGTCTCCCTTTAGGCTTAGATACCAGACATGAGCTAACGTGGACTTGGCCAGGAAGCAGTGTCCACGATGGTCTGAGACGGCAAGCCTTGTCAGAGTGCAGATAGAGACCGTCAGGATAGACCCTCAGGATCTGGGCCACggcaggggggaggagggggactACCTTGGGAGAATCTGTTTAGGGAACCAGGCAGGGCTTAAGAGGATGATGGCAGGGATTGGAAGGGCTTCAGGTAGAAACAGTGGAGGTCTATTACTAAGAGAAATTTGGGGCTTGTTATATGGAAAAACTTAATGACACTTAGAGCTGCCCAGACCCAGGCTGGATTGCTGCTAGAGCTCATCTGCCTCTGCTTGTTGCTAAAATTCTATCGTGGCTTATACGGGGAATTAGACagcttatttgatttttgtaaaCATTTGGACATGAGTCATGAGGGCCCTTCCAACCAAGAATTCATGGATAATTCCCCAAATTTAGGAATCAGTCCTTCTGATTGTTCAAAGAGCTGGTTCCAGCTTTGGAATATAGGGAATTCAGTTATAGaatcttccatttctttcattttagtttttttaggCTCTTAAACCACATagtcaagaattttattttccttggatTTCCTTGTAGGATGTTTCCGAGTTAAGAAATGAATTACAGAGAAAAGAAGCATTGGTCCAGAAGCATTTGGCAAAGCTCCGGCACTGGCAACAGGTACTGGAAGAGATCAACATTCAACATAAGAAACCTGCTGACATACCCCAAGGACCACTGGCATATCTTGAACAGGCGTCAGCCAATATTCCTGCACCCATGAAGCAGACGTGACGAGTGCCGATTACAAAAGGAGCAGATGGAGAATTTTCTTACTCGTAATTTTAGTGAGAACAttgatatacaaaatattttgcttaaaaaaaactcaacttcaccaaatttttttttttttaatgtagagttttttaaagtatatttctgTAAATTGTCTGGAATGCATACTGTTCTGTTAAACTGAAATTAATACTTTTTTCAAAGCTTTGTCAGTTGCTTTATCATTGAGAtgcctttggttttgttttaggGGAAGTGAGGTTACTTGGGCAGAGGTTACTGcctttaatatgtatttatggATAACTAAATTATTAACCATTTGGAATTTGTTTTCTAAAGAGATTTCTTAAATGGCTCAACTAACACATTTTTATTGGAGAAAATCCAGAgccttttgtgttttgtgttcTAGTTGGATGTGAGACATCTATTAGCTTCCTAAGTTTATTATAGCACATTTTTAGCCTTCAGTTTGCACTTGCATAGCCAATTAACTCTTTTTGTGTAGATTTCCATTTATTCCATGCTATATATTTGAGTATGTAGGCTGCTGGGAAGAAAAGTAGTCTGGGAAATAGATTCTAATCAGTTCTGAAGAACTGATTCTAATATCTGAAGAACTGATTCTTTTACTACTAGGAGACCTCCCTGTGCCTAAATTGTTGTGCTTAAATTCAGAGTGGTATATTAAGTGTTTCTGTGCCGGTCTCAAAGAGACTtgatatttataaattctttggGCTTTTTGAAAGAAGATCCTATGTAAACATGTCTTAATTACtgagaacaaataaaaagatCCCAGTATCCCAGAATTATTGTGACTGGAGACAGTGATTGATTGAGAGTAGGTACtctttgaatattgaaaattgtgTTAGAATCTCAGATTCTGGGCAGCAAGTCGCTCGCCTTCTGAGGCTGTAGCCAAAAAAGAAGGGCAAGTTTTTCTCTGGTGTTCAAGAAAAGCATGAATGTTATGGCACTGAAGTACAGAAACAAAGCAAGACTGCCTCACCCAGTAGCCATTTGAcataacaaagaaaggaaggaaataaaagaacaacATTCTGCTTCTGAAAGTAACATGTCTGAATTCTGTGTGGCAACCAGCAGCTGCCTATTTAAAATCTTCCCTAGATCTTTGTGTTTTGCTTaccatggatagatagatgaaaatGGAAATGGCAGATGACCTCTGGAAGAAagtacatttttctttcattcacaaAAGCATTTTCTGCTGAAGTGAAATCTAATTGCCCGTCACTCGGACAGCGATCCCTCATCCCTTCCCAGCCTCGGGACATCAGCTTTCTGCTGAAGAATACGCAACAAAGCCTTTTTTACTTCCCAGCTGTTGGCTTTATTCAGAACAAAGACTTAAAAAGTGGCAGTACAGGAAGGTTGGTTGTCTCAGCAAGTGCCCGTACAGAGGGTAAATGTCATCTACCGGAACTGGTTTCATTGAGCACCATTTAGGCCAGCACCAAAGGGCTGAGGTTATTTTGGATCATAAGAGGTGTTGGGTCCTGTCAAATCCCATAGCTCTGCCAGGTGCAAAGTGGAtttaatgaagaaactaaaagttTGTGGAAGCATCTAATGCTAGGAAATGGCCCACCAATTTAATTGGGTCCTGATTCACCCCAAACCATTTACCCTTTAAATGTACAGAAGTTCCATGCAGTGCGGCCATAATGAGATAAACGGCTCTACGGCCTCTACAGGTATCGATTAGCTTCTTATCAATGAAAATGACTTTTACTCCTTTTACTGTGGTGACGTGCTCCACAGTAAATACGTCGGCTTACAGAAAACATGTTTCTAGTCCAGTCACTTTTCTAACAGTCACAAGGTTACTTTCTGGACCAACAAAACTACAAATAAAGCCAACTAACTACACAATTCGCAAGAACTGACATTCTGTAAATGGTGAACACCAAAAATGTGACGCAAAACCCATATGGAAAGTTTCCCTATGAGTGCTTTCTGATTAACACTGAATAATTTGTTCAAGTAGGAAGGAAAATGATCTTACCTTGACCTTGATCTAAGGAACTTCCTTAGTGAACTCATAATAGAATATTAATCCTAAAGTTCTTCTAAGCTATGAAGTGTCATTACATAGCAAAAgttaccttttctttttcaatccatTCCTAAATTGgacatttttgaagaaaaaaaagatttttctcaaaTGTTATCTTTCAGATTAGGTTTAAAAGCctaaaatgaaaagtattttgtaaaccatTCCTGATGCTGAGAACCTTGTTTTTGGACTTCTTTGGCTTGCGTTGTTTCATTGTCTTCAGTCCTAAAAAACAGAAACATGATAAACTCATGTTTGTAATTAGTAATTTAACATTCACAAATAATTTTTTGCTCTAGAACTACataagtaagtttttttttaaagttagaaaatgTACGTGCATATCTGGGCAATATGGAGCTGCAATCTGCTCAGTAGGTATGCAGACTGTaaatatataacacacacacacacatacacacatatgtgtgtgtatatatatatatgtgtgtatatatatatatagtgcccACGTATAATTAGTCCCTGGGACAGTTCTTCTCCTCCCATCAGATAGATGGATTTTATAGGTAAGTAAATGTGGCATATCAGCTTGAGATAGCTGATCTCGAAGAGGAGTCAGTTcttcctctgacacatactatgtGACCATGGTCATTTCACCTCTGGGTCCCCCAGGCAACTCTCGAAGGCCGTAATTTACAGATGGCTTGCCAGTCTACGtcggtggagggagtttccatgTTAAATGTCCACACCAATGACATCACGGGCCAAgaccacttctccctttcccactcCCCCCAGAAAAGAACGGACAAGCACAGTTCAAGTATTTGCCACCTTTTGAATTCTAAATCAGCTGTTAGTGGTAGGTTTAGTCtcgttttatttttccaagtaacTCCATGGAAAAATTGAACCAGACGGTTTATCTGCTTACCTTGTGGCAGTTTTAGCATCTGGAGATTTGACTGGTTGATGACCAGCCCTAACACAGCTGGAACTTGGGTCTAAGCTTGGTGATTTGGTTATTGGTGCAGCATTTCTCTTGGAACTCAAATCACCACTCAGTAAATTCTTTGCATAGGAGGCTAAGTTTGGCACACTGACCACCCGGCTGGGAacttcctccattttctttttctgttaatttaAAGGAAGGGTTCATAAGGTATCTCGCACTTGGAGGGCACTGTAGAcacaagcagcagagaaaaaGGACCACTGTGGAATTTCAGAATGCCAGAATCAAAGTGCTCAACACCAATGGACTTCTTCATTCCAGGTCCCTAAAGGACGGGCTGCCTTTATTTATTCCACTGACGGGTTTTGAATCATTCAGCATTTGCCGAGGTCTCAAAGATGATAGAATTCCTCTGGCAAAGGGATCGGCTCTCGGCGAGAAGTGGTTTCCTGGAATAAGCCATGAGTGCAACCACTAGagaatgtgaatgtgatggaatgGAGCTGTGCCATAAGAAGGGAAGCACATGCAGGATACGGACAAATGAGGGAGCCGTACCAAGAGATGCGGAGTGAAAGGTAAAACCAAAATGGCGGCCCATACGCCGATCATGGCGCAAGCCTTTGGCTGCTCTGCAACTTACGCTCCTTGGAGAACTGCCCGGCTTgcttggttaagtgacttgcccattcacagccagtatgtgtcagagagagATGGGAACTTTTTGCTATGGGTTTGTTAAAAtgcttgtttttaaaaagctaaaaattttGACATTTTACGTATGATCACttaaaaagttttcatatttGAAAGTTgatgaatggatgttggattttactcAAGATTAGAATGGATCTGTGATAGCCCTGGAGTGAATATGGCAATGCATTAGTGTAATAAGTCTCCCTTAAGAGGACCTGCCCGCCATACCGGCTTTCACTGTCCCTTCGTGACCTCCCCAAGTTTTTCTGACCCCGTTTTGATGATGCCTTTTATGACACTTTTCCTGGTGAGCTCGCCCTCAGAGTATTAATTCAGCACCCTACCTAACCCCTGGCATGGGCCACTGCATTTTCCTTTACACTTTAATCACAACCATTTTGCGTCACCAGAATGATGATGTTGAAAATCCAGGGCCAGAATGAAGGGGGAATCCCTGTGCAGTGTCCCAAGCAAGCTTTCTGGGCCCTCCCTGTCCACCTGTAGGTCCTATGATAGGGGCTCCTTGACCATCTGCAGCCTGTGTGATACTGGGGCTTCCTGACCATCTGCAGTCCCCATCCAAGATACACAGATGGACAGACTGACCACCATGGGTAGGCTGTATGACCATTTTTAGTCTGTACAATAGGGGTTCCTGACCCACTCAGCTTTTCCTAATGTAGAGGAATTTGGGGTGGTCTCTTTGGGGTGGCTTCCTGGACCATGATCCCTTGGTGTCTTCCAGTTCTACATTTTATAAACCTAAAATGTTATTTGAGCCAGACAGTGTATGTGGGATACTTTGTAAATGTTTCAAACAGAAAAGAACTTGTTCACCTTCATGGAGGGGGTCAAGTAGCCCGGATGAGGGTTGAAAGAAAAGGACCTGTTCCGGTGAGACAGGGTGTTGGGGAGGGCTGCACACTGAAACCTCCTTTCTTCCTGAAAAACAAACAGATGGAAAGGCCTTGAAACTGGAGGGCAGATCCGAATAGGAAGTCATTACCTGGGGTCTGGGGAGGGAAGAAGTCAAGGACCGCTTCTGGATTCTTAGCACTCTTTCCCCAGTGACTCAGGGAAACCTTCTGTGTTTAGATGTGCCGAGCATTCTTAGCTCAGGACAAAAGTGCCTTTGCTCTCAGGGGTGTGGATTCAAATGCTGTCTTTGCCATTTTGCTACCTGTGTGAGCTTGGACACAGCACTTGATGCCCCTGGTtctgtaaaacaaacaaattagACCAGATGCTTGAGTTCCTATGTAAATCTTGTGGTCCTCAAGGGCTACCCTGGAAGTcagtattgaatttattttctgcaggaggaacaggaggagagaagagaagacctaagcagaagaagaaaaagaggtaaGCGTAGGGCATTCCAAGGGGTTTACTGAGAAACAAACAGTCGAACAGCTGTCTCCAGGTCCGGTCCCCAAAGCCGTCTaggttttgctttctatttctggGAAAAAGGATGGAGAaggagcagaatcaaagaaaactaagCAACAAGCACCCGAAGGGGAGcaaaatggtgaaaaaaaaagggaggagagggaaggggccTGAGTAGCTGTGGACTTGTTGAGTCTTGGGTTCAAATGCATAGGGCTTAATCATACACATTCACAAGTAATGGGGTGAGGGAAGCATTGTATATGAAGAATATGGGAAAGGAGCCAAGGAGTCTGAGTGGGGAAGCATGGTGGAAAGCCTTTGGATGCTtgatgaagagcaaaatgagcgcTGGAATATACACAGACCACCTGGAAACAGGTGTGTTTGGAACCAGGCTGTGAGCCTAGCACAGACATAGGAGATAGTAATGAGGAAGGACAATGCCTCCTAGACCTCTCTGGCAGAAGCTCTGCAGCCAATGGCTGGGCCCTAATGAGACTGCGTCTTTTAAAAAGATGGtgacagggggcagctaggtggtacagggggcagagcaccagccctgaattcaggaggacccgatttcaagtgtggtctcagacacttaacacttccagctgtgtgaccctgggcaagtcacttaaccccagcctcgggggtgGGGGGCAGAAATCATGTAAAGATGGTGACAGACTCAGGTAGAAATGGACCCTTGTAGACTGCATATTGACTCAGGAAATCACAAatttatactatatttatatgatatttttattttgtttagtgtTTCCCAGTTAGATTTTAATCTGCTCTCAAAAGCTGAGATATTCTAACATCTCTGTTCTAAAAGGTGGAGGAAACCAAAAGGAGAAATCCTCCTATGGATCTGATGCTCATTAACAGCCAGAAGCTGCTTGTCAGGGACAGAAACGATGGGTATCTTGAGAGGAAATGAGTGGGTGAGAGAGGACAGGAGTCCACAGGTACCCTCGATTTTCAGTGAGCAGATTTCAGGCCCACTTGTGTCCTAGGAACTAAAATTCTATAGGGAGAGTCAGCTCAGGAGGGACAGCAGATGCTCCAGAATGAAACTGTGGAGAAAAAAGAGACCCttccaatgaggaagaaaaatggcAGTTGTGTGAAGAGACTAATGTGGATGCGAAAGGAActtacatttaaaaagttttttccaaCGGAAGCAAGACAGGCAGCAGACTAACTACAAATGTGGCTTGGTCTGTGGAAATCACGTAAGGGATGTGACCTCAGCTTAGGGGGGATAGCAAGATAAATGATAAGTGAGGGCTTGGTTGGGTGCTGCCCTAAAGCAGAGACCAGGGAcccctctttccttcctgaaTTCTGGGGTCTCTGCTGTTAGATTGGGTTTGTGGGGCTGTTTCCGGTCACAAGGGACGGCTccctggggagggaggaggcatGTGGACACAAAAGAGACTTACAAACACCTGAAAGGATCCATACGAGGTTTCtaaaaaggaatagcaaggagcTCCGAGGAGCAGGAGAAACCAGGTTGGGCAAAGAGGTTCTGAGAGGGTTCCCTTCGGACTGATGGTGAAGGCAGCTGTGGCTGCAGCTTAGCGGCAAAGTCTCCCAAGCCAGGGAGGGCCCAGGGCCGAGGACAGAACAATCACGTGGATCCCCAGGGTCTGATGGCTGGCCCGGGGGGATGGCTCAGCCCAGATGAGCTCTCAGCTCCAGAGCTACACCGACAGCCTAATGGGATGATGCTTCTGGCCTCCACCCTCATCTGCGCAGGGCCCCCTCAGGTTCACACAGGGCTCCCCAAACCCTTACCGTTAAGTGCTTGATGATCTCTTCACGCTCACTCAGCCGGTTCTGCAAAATGCTGATGAGGTGCAAGTCTTCGGACCTCGACTCCCATTTCCGCAGCTTCTCTTGGGCGTCTTTGAGGCTGTTCAAACAAACACGTGAGTGAGCAGGACGTGACTGGGTGTCTAGTCGGGGGGACTAGGGTCAGGTCACGTGTCTGAGTAGTTGATCCTGCCTTAGACCGAGAAGAGAGCAAGAACGAGCAGAGATTGCGGCAGCTTGCTCAGTCCAGGCCTTTCTGGACCGGAACAGTGGCAGAACCGGCAAACACTGGCTGAGCGTGGGAGCAGCCTGTAGGTTCTGCTCTCATGGTCACTCCTGAGATGCAGCAACAGTGCCTAGGGCTGGGGGTCTCAGGTTGGCACCACAgggagcagagagaaagagacagagacagagaaaaagagacagatggagagagggagagaaagatggagacagagaaagagacagagacagaaacaaagacagagtcagacagagaaaaagagacagatggagagagggagagaaagatggagacagagaaagagacagagacagagaaacaaagacagtcagacagagaaaaagagatggagagatggagcgaaagatggagacagagaaagagacagagacagagaaacaaagacagagtcagacagagaaaaagagagatggagagacggagcgaaagatggagacagagaaagagacagagacagatagatggacagattGAAGAGGGTGCGTTAAGTGGCAAAGATGGGTCTGtggttctgtctctctcctctctccaaagtGTTAAGGACGGGTCCGTAGAGAAAGAATTCTCCTACTCAAagctgtgttaaaacaaagtctttattgattagcaAAGGGCACAGAGTCGGCGGGCAATAAGCTTTCAGAAAGAGAAGCCATATTGCAAAGAATAGAATTTCGGAgcttcattttatacacaaacaggatcataaaacagaatttgtatttgaaaaagaCTTTTCTGCTTCCAGAGGATATGGAGAAGATTGTATACCAAAGGCATTTCTCCAGAGACTGTAAGTCCTttgaagtttgtataagaaaggagTTTTCTCCAGGGGAGGTAAGGTTTTGTCAGGGTCCCTTCTGTTTCCCCCCACAGACAGACACTGGCCGGGCTCGGGGGAGGAGACACGGCTCCCCAGTGGCTGGCCGGGACAAGGTGAAGGGGCCTGTCCCCGGGTCCCCACCTGTGCCCCACCAGCGGCCCCATGCTTACTCTGTTTCCAAGGAGACGATCTTCTTCTGCAGGTGAGCCTGCGTGCTGCCGAAATCGGACACC
Encoded here:
- the MED28 gene encoding mediator of RNA polymerase II transcription subunit 28, translated to MAASLGGMFATQQPGPPPPPPPPGPPGSSAQVALLPTAAGGMRSSNSTLVDELEASFEACFASLVSQDYVNGTDQEEIRTGVDQCIQKFLDVARQTECFFLQKRLQLSVQKPEQVIKEDVSELRNELQRKEALVQKHLAKLRHWQQVLEEINIQHKKPADIPQGPLAYLEQASANIPAPMKQT